The following coding sequences are from one Shewanella eurypsychrophilus window:
- the torA gene encoding trimethylamine-N-oxide reductase TorA, with protein sequence MNRRDFLKGLVSTSYVVLSGASVLAPLNALAAAGAKSKDGWLTTGTHFGAFKIKRKNGIIDQVKPFDSDKYPTDMINGIKGLVYNPSRVRYPMVRLDFLLKGHKSDTTQRGDFRFVRVTWDKALHLLKDSLDEVQTKYGPSGLHAGQTGWRATGQLHSSTSHMQRAIGMHGNFVKKIGDYSTGAGQTILPYILGSTEVYAQGTSWPLILEESKTIILWSNDPYKNLQVGWNAETHESFAYLAELKEKVKQGKIRVISIDPVVTKTQKYLGCEQLYVNPQTDVALMLGIAHEMVTKGMHDTQFIDGYSLGFDRFLPYLLGESDGVAKTPEWASEITSVSPEIIRDLAKVMTKDRTQLMMGWCIQRQQHGEQPYWMAAVLATMIGQIGLPGGGISYGHHYSSIGVPSSGAAAPGAFPRNLDEDQKPLFDSNDFKGASSTIPVARWIDAIMEPGKTIDANGSKVTFPDIKMMVFSGNNPWNHHQDRNRMKQAFHKLECVVTIDMNWTATCRFSDIVLPACTTLERNDIDVYGSYANRGILAMHKMVEPLFESLSDFEIFTRFAAVMGKDKEYTRDMDEFDWLNKLYTDCKKANEGNFDMPDFETFWKDGYVHFGEGKPWTRHADFRDDPEINPLGTPSGLIEIFSRKIAQYEYDDCPGHPTWMEKTERSHGGPGSNKFPVWMQSCHPDKRLHSQMCESKEYRETYTVQGREPVYLSPEDAKTRGIKDGDIVRVFNDRGQLLAGAVVSDSFPKGIIRIHEGAWYGPVGEDGSKEGGAEIGALCSYGDPNTLTQDIGTSKLAQACAAYTCLVEFEKYRGKVPEVSSFNGPVETLI encoded by the coding sequence ATGAACAGAAGAGACTTTTTAAAAGGCCTAGTTTCAACATCTTATGTTGTGCTAAGTGGTGCATCGGTGCTGGCCCCATTGAACGCTTTAGCCGCTGCAGGCGCTAAATCTAAAGACGGTTGGTTAACCACAGGCACCCATTTCGGCGCCTTTAAAATCAAACGTAAAAATGGGATTATCGATCAGGTTAAGCCATTCGACTCAGATAAGTATCCAACAGATATGATCAATGGCATCAAAGGCTTGGTCTATAACCCTTCTCGTGTTCGTTACCCTATGGTGCGTCTCGACTTTCTACTCAAGGGGCATAAGAGTGACACCACACAGCGCGGAGACTTCCGTTTCGTCCGTGTCACTTGGGATAAGGCATTACACCTGCTAAAAGACTCGCTTGATGAAGTACAGACTAAATACGGCCCATCAGGCTTACACGCAGGTCAAACAGGCTGGCGTGCAACAGGTCAGCTGCATTCGAGTACTAGCCACATGCAACGCGCTATCGGTATGCATGGCAACTTCGTCAAGAAGATTGGAGATTACTCGACAGGTGCCGGTCAAACCATCTTGCCATACATTTTAGGTTCGACCGAAGTGTACGCACAAGGTACCTCTTGGCCATTAATTCTTGAAGAATCTAAGACCATTATTTTATGGTCAAATGATCCTTACAAGAACTTGCAAGTTGGCTGGAATGCAGAGACTCATGAGTCATTCGCTTACCTAGCCGAGCTTAAAGAAAAGGTAAAACAGGGCAAGATCCGCGTGATCAGTATCGACCCAGTGGTGACCAAGACCCAGAAGTATTTAGGCTGTGAGCAGCTTTACGTCAACCCACAAACTGACGTTGCACTGATGCTAGGCATAGCTCATGAAATGGTGACTAAGGGCATGCACGACACTCAATTTATCGATGGCTACAGCTTAGGCTTCGATAGATTCTTACCCTATCTGCTTGGCGAAAGCGACGGCGTGGCAAAAACGCCTGAGTGGGCCAGTGAGATCACGAGTGTCAGCCCAGAGATCATCCGTGACCTTGCAAAAGTCATGACCAAAGACCGTACTCAGCTAATGATGGGCTGGTGTATCCAACGTCAACAACACGGTGAACAGCCTTACTGGATGGCCGCGGTACTTGCGACCATGATAGGTCAAATCGGCCTACCTGGTGGTGGCATAAGCTATGGTCATCACTACTCAAGTATTGGTGTACCTTCATCGGGGGCCGCCGCACCTGGTGCCTTCCCACGTAACTTAGATGAAGATCAGAAACCTTTATTTGATAGCAATGATTTTAAAGGCGCGAGTAGCACTATACCTGTCGCTCGCTGGATTGATGCCATCATGGAGCCAGGAAAAACCATTGACGCTAATGGTTCTAAAGTCACTTTCCCGGATATAAAGATGATGGTGTTCTCAGGCAATAACCCATGGAACCATCATCAAGATAGAAACCGCATGAAGCAAGCCTTCCACAAGCTGGAGTGTGTGGTCACTATCGACATGAACTGGACCGCTACATGTCGTTTCTCAGACATCGTACTGCCAGCTTGTACCACACTCGAGCGAAACGATATCGACGTGTATGGCTCGTATGCCAATCGCGGTATCTTAGCGATGCATAAAATGGTTGAGCCACTGTTTGAAAGTCTGTCTGACTTTGAAATCTTCACTCGCTTTGCCGCTGTCATGGGTAAAGATAAAGAATACACCCGTGATATGGACGAATTTGATTGGCTTAATAAGCTTTACACAGATTGTAAAAAGGCCAATGAAGGTAACTTCGACATGCCTGATTTCGAGACATTTTGGAAAGACGGCTATGTCCACTTTGGCGAAGGTAAGCCATGGACACGTCACGCTGACTTCAGAGACGACCCTGAGATTAATCCACTAGGCACTCCATCGGGCTTGATTGAAATATTTAGCCGTAAGATTGCCCAATATGAATATGATGATTGTCCGGGTCACCCAACCTGGATGGAAAAAACCGAGCGCAGTCATGGTGGACCGGGTTCAAACAAGTTCCCTGTTTGGATGCAGTCTTGTCACCCAGATAAGCGACTTCATTCACAGATGTGTGAGTCTAAAGAGTATCGCGAAACATACACGGTTCAAGGACGTGAGCCTGTATACTTAAGCCCTGAAGATGCTAAAACACGTGGCATTAAAGATGGCGATATAGTGCGTGTATTTAACGACCGCGGTCAGTTACTTGCCGGTGCGGTAGTATCTGATAGCTTCCCGAAAGGGATCATCCGAATCCACGAAGGCGCATGGTATGGCCCCGTTGGCGAAGATGGTAGCAAAGAGGGCGGCGCTGAAATCGGTGCACTCTGTAGTTATGGTGATCCGAATACGCTGACACAAGATATCGGTACCTCTAAACTTGCTCAAGCATGCGCTGCGTACACTTGCTTAGTTGAATTTGAGAAGTATCGCGGTAAAGTACCTGAAGTCAGCTCATTTAATGGCCCAGTTGAGACGCTTATCTAG
- the torD gene encoding molecular chaperone TorD, producing the protein MSTDSINQARGMVYGLLSSLFAKEIDHQLLHELTSEKAKAFWTQLASESAFKQDVDAMVKVLENLKSDKALMELAADYCGLFLVGTKHSASPYASLYLQDTSSESQDEPTLFGEQHQLMVQFLKQSQLQVQTSFPEPADHLAVILAYVEHLCKTTDDTEQLKFIESYLAIWLGNFAAKVTQCDSGEFYCALARLTQSWVEADLKGLREEV; encoded by the coding sequence ATGAGCACAGATTCAATCAATCAAGCAAGAGGCATGGTCTATGGATTGCTCTCTTCGCTGTTCGCTAAAGAGATAGATCACCAACTACTCCATGAGCTTACCAGTGAAAAGGCTAAAGCCTTCTGGACCCAGTTAGCCAGTGAATCAGCATTCAAGCAAGATGTCGATGCCATGGTTAAGGTACTTGAAAACCTTAAATCTGATAAGGCTCTGATGGAGTTAGCTGCCGATTATTGTGGCCTGTTCCTGGTGGGCACTAAACATAGCGCCTCTCCTTATGCCAGCCTCTATCTTCAAGACACTTCATCTGAGTCCCAAGATGAACCAACCTTATTCGGCGAACAACATCAGCTAATGGTGCAGTTTCTTAAGCAAAGCCAACTTCAGGTGCAAACCAGCTTTCCTGAGCCAGCCGATCATTTAGCAGTGATCTTGGCCTATGTGGAACACTTGTGCAAAACAACTGATGATACAGAGCAGCTTAAGTTTATTGAAAGCTACCTGGCAATCTGGCTTGGCAATTTTGCAGCTAAAGTCACTCAATGTGACAGTGGTGAATTTTACTGCGCCCTCGCCCGCTTAACCCAGAGCTGGGTTGAAGCAGACCTAAAAGGTTTAAGAGAAGAAGTATAA
- a CDS encoding IS3 family transposase (programmed frameshift): MKIITRKTHTAAFKLAAVQQSLNSPDTVKALAGKLGIHPALLSKWRAQLTSKKHTSKPIKNVGPNKGLAELERENRGLKKRLERAELENDNLKKGEGVLRQTPGIKFQFIQGYCSTRRTIKLLCDIFGVSRSGYYSWLVRKPSQRDKDNEVLSDFLKEKIAEHRSIAGYRKLWLDAVANGFDCNKKRVQSLLQVFDYRSKACKRKFGVVKPRLIETRAPNYLNREFEVAKPNTVWVSDITQIRCKEGWQYLCVIIDLYSRKVVGWATSYINSSELVMKSLKQAWVERRPNGSELMFHSDQGAQYRSFEVLKWLTKRKVTVSMSRKGNCWDNACSESFFAQLKKEWFSNLEELSRKEMTTQCRFYIDDYYNMVRRHGTLNGVSPIVFESRI, translated from the exons ATGAAAATAATAACTCGTAAGACCCACACAGCAGCCTTCAAATTAGCTGCTGTTCAACAATCCTTAAACTCTCCCGATACAGTAAAGGCTTTAGCTGGTAAATTAGGTATCCATCCCGCTTTGCTCAGTAAATGGAGAGCTCAATTGACGTCGAAGAAACACACTTCTAAACCTATTAAAAATGTCGGTCCTAATAAGGGGCTAGCTGAACTTGAACGTGAAAACCGTGGGCTAAAAAAACGATTAGAGCGTGCAGAGTTGGAGAACGATA ATCTTAAAAAAGGCGAAGGAGTTCTTCGACAAACACCAGGGATAAAGTTTCAGTTTATCCAAGGTTATTGCTCAACTCGAAGAACGATAAAATTGCTCTGTGATATTTTTGGTGTATCTCGCTCAGGCTATTACAGCTGGCTTGTTCGTAAGCCTTCTCAACGCGATAAAGATAACGAAGTACTGTCTGACTTTCTCAAAGAAAAGATAGCTGAGCACAGGAGCATAGCGGGTTATAGGAAGTTATGGCTGGATGCTGTAGCTAATGGTTTCGATTGTAATAAAAAGCGAGTACAAAGCTTGTTACAGGTGTTTGATTACAGGTCTAAAGCATGTAAAAGGAAGTTCGGTGTAGTGAAGCCTAGGTTGATTGAAACAAGAGCGCCGAATTACTTAAACAGAGAGTTTGAAGTAGCTAAACCTAATACTGTTTGGGTATCAGATATTACACAAATTAGGTGCAAAGAGGGCTGGCAGTATCTATGTGTCATCATCGATTTGTACTCACGTAAAGTGGTGGGCTGGGCAACGAGCTACATAAATTCGAGCGAACTGGTGATGAAGTCACTCAAACAAGCTTGGGTAGAACGAAGGCCAAATGGGAGTGAGCTGATGTTTCACTCTGACCAGGGGGCTCAATACAGAAGCTTTGAAGTACTTAAGTGGCTAACGAAGCGTAAGGTCACAGTGAGTATGTCGAGAAAGGGGAATTGCTGGGATAATGCTTGCTCAGAAAGCTTTTTTGCTCAGTTAAAGAAAGAATGGTTCTCTAACTTAGAAGAGCTAAGCAGAAAAGAAATGACAACACAGTGTCGATTTTATATCGATGATTATTATAATATGGTGAGAAGACATGGGACTCTAAATGGAGTGAGTCCCATAGTATTTGAATCAAGAATTTAA
- a CDS encoding dihydroorotate oxidase: protein MPSQTHLDTLLPSVSPSEHSQSQPCLNTHIGQLPLDSYIFNASGPLCTSEEELIRLAGSASAAVMTKSCTILPREGNAEPRYQALPLGSIQSMGLPNLGYQAYLEMLPRLKKAGNKPIVVSVSGFSVADNVTMVKAFQSSCADLIEVNFSCPNIEGKPQLGYDFEQTEQALEAICQLGDKPIGLKLPPYFDFSHFITMADIIKKFPVSFITCINSVGNTLVIDAETETAIIKPKGGFGGLCGDYIKPIGLANVRAFRQLLPDNIDIIGVGGIKTGTDAFEYLLAGASAVQVATCFEKEGVECFDRIAQELQSLMAAKQYSSIAAVKGKLKVI, encoded by the coding sequence ATGCCTAGCCAGACTCACCTCGATACTCTTTTACCATCAGTTTCACCATCAGAGCACTCTCAGTCTCAGCCTTGTTTGAACACTCATATCGGGCAATTGCCATTAGACAGTTATATTTTTAATGCCTCTGGACCACTTTGCACCTCAGAAGAGGAGCTTATTCGATTAGCGGGTTCGGCATCAGCAGCAGTTATGACCAAGTCTTGCACTATCTTACCAAGAGAGGGCAATGCCGAACCTAGATACCAAGCATTGCCGTTAGGCTCCATTCAATCTATGGGGTTGCCAAATCTAGGCTATCAGGCATATCTGGAGATGTTGCCTAGGCTAAAAAAAGCGGGCAATAAACCTATTGTAGTGAGTGTTTCAGGCTTCTCTGTTGCTGATAATGTGACTATGGTTAAGGCATTTCAATCCAGCTGCGCCGATCTTATCGAAGTGAACTTTTCTTGCCCGAACATCGAAGGTAAGCCTCAGCTAGGGTATGATTTTGAGCAAACAGAGCAAGCATTAGAGGCTATTTGTCAGCTAGGGGATAAGCCGATTGGGTTGAAACTGCCGCCCTATTTTGATTTTTCTCACTTCATCACTATGGCCGACATTATCAAAAAGTTCCCAGTGAGCTTTATCACCTGTATAAACTCTGTGGGTAATACTTTAGTGATTGATGCTGAAACAGAAACTGCGATCATCAAACCCAAAGGAGGATTTGGCGGTCTGTGTGGCGATTATATTAAACCTATTGGGCTGGCTAATGTCAGGGCATTTCGACAGCTGTTACCTGACAATATAGATATTATCGGCGTCGGTGGCATAAAAACGGGCACGGATGCGTTTGAGTATCTACTCGCTGGCGCATCTGCGGTTCAGGTAGCGACTTGCTTTGAAAAGGAAGGGGTTGAATGCTTCGATAGGATTGCTCAAGAGCTGCAGAGCTTAATGGCCGCTAAGCAATATTCAAGCATTGCTGCAGTCAAGGGCAAGTTGAAAGTGATTTAG
- a CDS encoding DEAD/DEAH box helicase has translation MSEPITSTATTFASLGLLPELQQALQSLGYEHATPIQAQGIPAILAGQDIMAGAQTGSGKTAAFALPILNQLSTQKLSESLSEQAPIRALILTPTRELALQVHSSFVKYGKHTQLKSALVYGGVSIDAQAKVLSAGVDILIATPGRLLDHLRRGSLTLDSIDFLVFDEADRMLDMGFKDEIDALVSQLPKTRQTLLFSATFDESIYSLSKTLLRDPKLIEVGERNAAAVEIEQRVYAVDSDRKLELVTHLIKSGELQQVLIFSRKKIAADKLAANLSKADITAQAFHGDLSQGAREKVLQAFKQGELRVLVATDVAARGIDIISLNYVVNYELPYKAEDYIHRIGRTGRAGNKGVAITLLSREDEHLLEEVEVVLDKRLPQQWLEGFEPDLTKSIETPKKGGRNAQKQRAKQRAYRGGKTRK, from the coding sequence ATGTCAGAACCCATTACCTCAACGGCTACAACCTTCGCCTCTCTAGGCTTATTACCTGAGTTACAGCAAGCCTTGCAAAGTCTGGGCTATGAGCATGCGACGCCGATTCAAGCACAAGGGATCCCAGCCATTTTAGCCGGGCAAGATATCATGGCCGGTGCGCAAACTGGTTCGGGTAAGACTGCAGCGTTTGCCTTACCTATTCTTAATCAGCTAAGCACACAGAAACTCAGTGAGTCGCTCAGTGAGCAAGCCCCCATACGTGCTCTTATCTTAACGCCAACTCGTGAGCTTGCTCTGCAGGTACACAGCAGTTTCGTCAAATACGGTAAGCATACTCAGCTTAAATCAGCATTAGTGTATGGCGGAGTGAGTATCGATGCCCAGGCAAAGGTATTAAGTGCGGGTGTTGATATCTTAATTGCGACACCTGGCCGTTTACTGGATCATCTAAGGCGTGGCTCACTGACGTTAGACAGCATTGATTTCTTAGTTTTCGATGAAGCCGACCGCATGTTAGATATGGGCTTTAAAGACGAGATAGATGCGCTAGTGAGCCAACTGCCTAAGACTCGGCAAACCTTGTTATTTTCTGCCACCTTCGATGAATCTATCTACAGCCTGAGCAAAACTTTATTACGTGATCCTAAACTGATTGAAGTGGGTGAGCGTAATGCTGCGGCAGTTGAGATTGAGCAGCGAGTCTATGCGGTTGATAGTGACAGGAAGCTTGAACTCGTTACTCACCTGATAAAATCTGGAGAGTTACAGCAAGTACTTATCTTCAGTCGGAAAAAAATCGCGGCAGATAAACTCGCGGCTAATTTATCTAAGGCAGATATTACTGCGCAAGCTTTTCATGGGGACTTGTCACAAGGTGCTCGCGAGAAAGTCTTGCAGGCGTTCAAGCAAGGTGAGTTAAGGGTGCTGGTGGCCACCGATGTTGCTGCACGTGGTATCGATATTATCAGCCTTAACTATGTGGTTAATTATGAATTGCCCTACAAAGCAGAAGATTATATTCACCGTATTGGTCGTACGGGCCGCGCTGGTAATAAGGGCGTGGCAATCACCTTACTTAGCCGTGAAGATGAACACCTGCTCGAGGAGGTTGAAGTGGTGCTAGATAAGCGTCTGCCTCAACAGTGGTTAGAGGGTTTTGAGCCTGATCTGACTAAGAGCATTGAGACACCCAAAAAAGGTGGCAGAAACGCGCAAAAACAGCGTGCTAAGCAACGTGCTTATCGTGGTGGCAAGACTCGAAAGTAA
- the torS gene encoding TMAO reductase system sensor histidine kinase/response regulator TorS, whose amino-acid sequence MGPLSLSRKSLVGRLMLAFCLLGFLLLLLISLGSLSLYWVKQADKYLYDEALPASQVARELVQSSNALAENAQSLGTVEEEVQRQFIGRMLSINSTNLLSSIAQLKAIGVQSDHRLEWSAGEIIHELSALGQSVGKRLKVAGDLSALGSALVSSSSHSTALLEAELAVVNSAIIAKLSLAYPEIAGNESSAQLLDAVIEQDLDIQERLNRALKLIHNIALIGQLLQSPEQERALVTLLNAMSQQPLASFPLRYQVQGANLSPPNSTSFNNAGPQIDMMPLELLKGLIRDPARAEELSIELSMLRQVSEGLRVQYQYVKLLKDQAKQLQLLSDKLAGVNRSLDNAMASQQGQADLARVDYLRQLFWAKTGLWGTGVLMLLVILSVMYLVIYKGIALRLNEASEALSRLSLGDTNVTINSHGDDELTAMANAIKAFKDKTAHNQKLQSELRSSASELTEHKAALEITVEARTQELAIANKRLDAEAKGHAQARNMAEEASQAKSLFLATMSHEIRTPLNGLLGTLTLLGHSELPVAQKQMLALSQYSGTLLQTVLNDILDFSRLEQGKLANEPRPVAINDLLDEVVSIMLAGAGLAGLRLVLESPQLPLWVNLDGPKLRQILFNLIGNAIKFTPQGEVKLKVSSDGEQLNFEVSDTGVGISHDAKQQLFKAYSSQPNQGRSRGTGLGLAICKELVELMNRSANPYDENNRTEAESTSPLWLKSEVNIGSCFGFSVPLIECQQVHDEQAEQLDNVAKKRVLVIEDNKVNAMVAQGFLAHLGHESVLAGSCEQARNVYHLDSANSFDAIMLDIQLGDGSGFELLNELKSINHLAKHQLPIAAFTAQLQSDDLHHYQQVGFDIVLGKPLNMQSLAEWLGLAALPAKQSSPMKDQEQVLTVTAPSAQSHQVEPQLLDLTQIDQDLEYLGKEAVLEMLQLFRESSQVQISKLERLEKSVDSNRESNIKQLLHALKGSSASMGLLALSGLCKTLEAVEYQAEEHQALGLMLTRSVDTLAGYLR is encoded by the coding sequence ATGGGCCCTTTATCATTATCGCGTAAAAGTTTGGTTGGACGTTTAATGCTAGCGTTTTGCTTACTGGGTTTTTTACTTTTACTGCTCATATCCCTAGGTAGCCTGAGCTTATATTGGGTGAAACAAGCCGATAAATATCTTTATGATGAAGCCTTACCGGCATCTCAAGTGGCTAGAGAACTCGTACAGTCTTCTAATGCGTTAGCCGAAAATGCACAGTCACTAGGTACGGTAGAGGAAGAAGTTCAGCGACAGTTTATTGGTCGTATGCTGTCTATTAACAGTACAAATCTATTAAGTTCTATTGCTCAGCTCAAAGCCATAGGTGTACAAAGCGATCATCGATTGGAGTGGTCGGCAGGAGAGATCATCCATGAACTTTCAGCCTTAGGCCAAAGTGTGGGTAAGCGTTTAAAGGTGGCTGGAGACCTGTCAGCCTTAGGCTCTGCCTTGGTGAGCTCTTCAAGTCATAGCACAGCGCTGCTTGAGGCTGAATTAGCCGTGGTTAATTCGGCTATTATCGCTAAGCTGAGCTTGGCATATCCTGAAATCGCAGGTAATGAAAGTAGCGCTCAACTGCTGGATGCGGTGATAGAGCAAGACCTAGACATTCAAGAGAGGCTAAATCGAGCGCTGAAGTTGATTCATAATATTGCCTTGATTGGCCAGTTGTTACAGTCCCCTGAGCAAGAGAGGGCATTAGTGACCTTACTCAATGCTATGTCACAACAACCTTTGGCTAGCTTTCCTCTTCGTTATCAAGTTCAAGGTGCTAACCTCAGCCCTCCTAACTCTACAAGCTTCAATAATGCTGGACCGCAAATTGACATGATGCCCTTAGAACTGCTTAAAGGCTTGATTAGAGATCCAGCCAGAGCAGAAGAACTTTCTATAGAGTTGAGTATGCTTCGTCAGGTCTCTGAAGGATTAAGAGTGCAGTATCAGTACGTTAAATTGCTCAAAGACCAAGCGAAACAACTGCAGCTGCTTTCTGATAAATTAGCCGGGGTAAATCGTTCATTAGATAATGCAATGGCAAGCCAACAAGGCCAAGCCGATCTGGCAAGAGTTGACTATTTACGCCAGCTATTTTGGGCGAAAACAGGCTTGTGGGGCACAGGTGTTCTGATGCTTTTAGTCATTCTATCTGTCATGTATCTGGTGATTTATAAAGGTATAGCCTTAAGATTAAACGAGGCTTCTGAAGCCTTATCCCGCCTGAGTCTCGGTGATACTAATGTGACCATTAACTCCCATGGTGATGATGAATTGACGGCCATGGCGAATGCGATTAAAGCCTTTAAGGATAAAACGGCTCACAACCAAAAACTGCAATCTGAACTAAGATCCAGTGCCTCAGAATTAACAGAGCATAAAGCGGCACTAGAGATCACCGTTGAGGCACGAACACAAGAGCTGGCTATAGCAAATAAGCGCCTCGACGCGGAGGCGAAAGGTCATGCGCAAGCAAGAAATATGGCTGAAGAAGCCAGTCAGGCCAAGTCATTGTTTTTGGCCACCATGAGCCATGAAATTCGTACGCCGCTGAATGGGTTGCTAGGTACCTTAACCTTGCTTGGGCACTCAGAGCTTCCGGTTGCGCAAAAACAGATGTTGGCTCTGTCACAATATAGCGGCACGCTGCTGCAGACGGTACTCAATGATATTTTAGATTTTTCTCGCCTAGAGCAAGGAAAGTTGGCCAATGAGCCAAGACCAGTGGCGATAAACGACCTTCTAGACGAAGTGGTGTCGATAATGTTGGCTGGGGCTGGACTTGCAGGCTTACGCTTAGTACTCGAGAGTCCACAGCTGCCACTTTGGGTTAACTTAGATGGACCCAAGTTACGTCAGATATTGTTTAATTTAATTGGTAATGCCATCAAATTTACCCCTCAAGGAGAGGTAAAACTTAAGGTGTCATCTGATGGGGAACAGCTTAATTTTGAGGTCAGCGATACAGGTGTCGGGATCAGTCATGATGCCAAGCAACAGCTCTTTAAAGCTTACAGCTCACAGCCTAATCAGGGACGCTCTCGCGGTACCGGACTCGGACTTGCTATCTGTAAAGAGCTGGTTGAATTGATGAATAGAAGCGCAAATCCCTATGATGAAAATAATCGCACAGAGGCGGAATCAACATCGCCTTTATGGCTGAAGAGTGAGGTTAATATTGGTAGTTGTTTTGGTTTTAGCGTTCCGCTCATAGAGTGTCAGCAGGTGCATGATGAGCAAGCTGAGCAATTAGATAACGTGGCGAAAAAACGCGTTTTAGTTATTGAGGATAATAAAGTCAATGCCATGGTTGCTCAGGGGTTCCTTGCACACTTAGGCCATGAGTCCGTGTTGGCAGGAAGCTGTGAACAAGCGCGCAATGTATATCATCTAGATAGCGCGAACAGCTTCGATGCCATTATGTTGGATATCCAGTTAGGTGATGGCTCAGGCTTTGAACTACTCAATGAACTTAAGAGCATTAATCATCTCGCCAAACATCAGTTACCCATTGCCGCCTTTACCGCCCAGCTACAATCAGATGATCTGCATCATTATCAGCAGGTCGGTTTTGATATTGTGTTAGGTAAGCCGCTTAATATGCAGTCGTTAGCCGAATGGCTTGGTCTTGCAGCCCTGCCAGCTAAACAAAGTTCACCGATGAAAGATCAGGAGCAAGTGTTAACGGTCACAGCCCCGAGTGCTCAAAGTCATCAAGTGGAGCCGCAGCTATTAGATCTCACTCAGATAGATCAAGATCTCGAATACCTGGGTAAAGAGGCGGTACTTGAAATGTTGCAGCTGTTCAGGGAAAGTAGCCAAGTTCAAATATCTAAACTTGAACGCTTAGAGAAAAGCGTAGACTCCAACAGAGAAAGCAATATTAAACAGTTATTGCATGCCTTAAAGGGAAGTAGTGCGAGTATGGGCTTACTGGCACTATCTGGTTTATGCAAAACCCTGGAAGCTGTGGAATATCAAGCTGAGGAACATCAAGCGTTAGGCTTGATGTTAACCCGCTCTGTCGACACTTTGGCTGGTTATCTTAGATAG
- the torT gene encoding TMAO reductase system periplasmic protein TorT has protein sequence MMAKQCKIALNIFWLILLVSSTLTVAAPGESTWSLEQRSPFNVKEQLSESLEYSPLLEAKQDWKICVLVPHLKDAYWIGIDYGLVERANALNITLELFEAGSYYGQKKQLKQLSRCMQEDYDAILLGSVHPKLLSSFHDPITKPLIALVNRIDSHKVDTRIGVNWYQMGYNAAQFIRQDVERANLQDANVALLTGPEKQGGSDWVEQGITAALNPLVSNNKQSAKAQPSKAQNKIHISSIRHADNNRNLYRDQLHHLLNDQTPDYILGSAVAIEAAIGELTLRHINDINTQADQPTVKLVSSYLSPAVLRGLFRGKVAFSSDDLVVLQGKLAIDVTVRELEGAKPFGDIGPRIQGLQRDVLKKHHLEDSLAPADFYPIYRVGPSS, from the coding sequence ATGATGGCTAAACAATGCAAAATTGCACTCAATATATTCTGGTTAATCTTGCTGGTTAGCAGCACACTCACAGTGGCTGCACCGGGAGAATCGACCTGGTCATTAGAGCAGCGCAGTCCATTCAATGTCAAAGAACAACTCAGCGAGTCACTGGAATATTCCCCCTTACTTGAAGCCAAGCAAGATTGGAAAATTTGCGTCCTAGTTCCCCACCTAAAAGATGCCTATTGGATTGGTATCGATTATGGACTCGTTGAGCGAGCTAACGCACTGAATATTACCTTAGAGCTGTTTGAAGCCGGTAGTTATTATGGACAAAAAAAGCAACTCAAACAGCTATCTCGCTGTATGCAAGAAGATTATGATGCCATCTTACTCGGTAGCGTTCATCCAAAATTATTATCTTCTTTCCATGACCCCATCACCAAACCATTAATCGCCTTAGTCAATAGAATCGATAGCCATAAAGTTGATACCCGAATAGGCGTAAACTGGTACCAAATGGGCTACAATGCCGCTCAGTTTATCAGGCAAGATGTTGAACGTGCCAATCTGCAAGATGCCAATGTTGCTCTACTCACTGGACCGGAGAAACAAGGAGGAAGTGATTGGGTCGAACAAGGGATCACGGCAGCGCTAAACCCTCTAGTCTCAAACAACAAACAGTCAGCAAAGGCGCAGCCCAGTAAAGCGCAAAACAAGATCCACATTTCATCTATCAGACACGCCGATAACAATCGCAATCTCTACCGCGACCAGCTTCATCATCTACTCAATGACCAAACACCCGATTATATTTTAGGTAGCGCAGTGGCCATTGAAGCCGCTATTGGCGAACTCACGCTAAGACATATCAATGATATTAATACACAAGCCGATCAGCCGACGGTAAAGCTGGTTAGCAGCTATCTATCACCCGCCGTATTGCGTGGTCTGTTTAGAGGTAAAGTGGCCTTTAGCAGTGACGACTTAGTGGTATTACAAGGAAAGCTGGCGATTGATGTGACAGTCAGAGAACTTGAAGGTGCCAAGCCATTTGGAGATATAGGGCCAAGAATTCAAGGCTTACAGCGGGATGTATTAAAGAAACATCATCTAGAGGACAGTCTGGCACCCGCAGACTTTTATCCGATATATCGAGTAGGACCTAGCTCCTAG